The following coding sequences are from one Candidatus Methylomirabilota bacterium window:
- a CDS encoding LLM class flavin-dependent oxidoreductase, with amino-acid sequence REGYECLPNLIQLGLWLATQTRRLKLGCAFNVLPMWHPIRLAEDYAMADIVTDGRVIMGVGRGYHTREVETFGAPMLDNAANKELFEEQMEVLLKCFNEESWSHRGKHYDVPPAVPYRGYDLREITCVPRPIHRPVEIWQPIASGKTLEYIATRGIKGMVTLNGERLVDQIFRAYRDAAGRAGHELQLGEDLCLGLGLYLADSREEAIRRLEPAHDERYKWFAPFGFVRYADEQGRPWGTPGAPARVPTLREGIEQKAWLVGPAAQAIEVIKEFEARYPGLDQVMLHWTEGLTPREFTEQLHRFAREVMPAFRR; translated from the coding sequence CGCGAGGGCTACGAGTGCCTGCCCAACCTGATCCAGCTCGGGCTGTGGCTCGCAACGCAGACCCGAAGGCTCAAGCTCGGCTGCGCCTTCAACGTGCTGCCCATGTGGCACCCGATCCGCCTCGCCGAAGACTACGCCATGGCCGACATCGTCACCGACGGGCGCGTCATCATGGGGGTCGGGCGCGGCTATCACACGCGCGAGGTGGAGACGTTCGGCGCGCCGATGCTCGACAACGCCGCCAACAAGGAGCTCTTCGAAGAGCAGATGGAGGTGCTGCTCAAGTGCTTCAACGAAGAGTCCTGGAGCCATCGGGGCAAGCACTACGACGTCCCCCCCGCCGTGCCCTATCGTGGGTATGACCTGCGCGAGATCACCTGCGTGCCGCGGCCGATCCACCGGCCGGTGGAGATCTGGCAGCCGATCGCCAGTGGCAAGACGCTGGAGTACATCGCGACCCGGGGCATCAAGGGGATGGTCACCCTCAATGGCGAGCGCCTCGTCGACCAGATCTTCCGGGCCTACCGGGATGCGGCAGGCCGGGCCGGGCACGAGCTCCAGCTCGGCGAGGACCTGTGCCTGGGTCTGGGCCTCTACCTGGCCGACAGCCGCGAGGAGGCGATCCGCCGCCTGGAGCCGGCCCACGACGAGCGCTACAAGTGGTTCGCGCCCTTCGGCTTCGTGCGCTACGCCGACGAGCAGGGCCGGCCCTGGGGCACGCCAGGCGCGCCGGCTCGCGTGCCCACGCTGCGCGAAGGCATCGAGCAGAAGGCGTGGCTCGTGGGCCCGGCGGCGCAGGCCATCGAGGTCATCAAGGAGTTCGAGGCCCGCTATCCCGGCCTGGATCAGGTGATGCTCCACTGGACCGAGGGGCTCACGCCCCGCGAATTCACCGAGCAGCTCCACCGCTTCGCCCGGGAGGTCATGCCGGCCTTCCGCCGCTGA
- a CDS encoding haloacid dehalogenase type II, with amino-acid sequence MIRGYIFDAYGTLFDVHSVVEAGREVTGDPAALSAVWRQKQLEYTWLRSLMGRYEDFWAVTEAALRFALRRLEVQASEAQVGRLLDAYLTLACFPEVSAALERLAPRPRAILSNGSPRMLQAAVASSGLGGHFVHVLSVDAVKTYKPAPQVYELGPRALGVSARELMFVSSNAWDVAGAKAFGYQVAWCNRAGAPAEELGLRPDMVISRLDELPL; translated from the coding sequence ATGATCCGCGGGTACATCTTCGACGCCTACGGCACGCTCTTCGACGTGCACTCGGTGGTCGAGGCCGGCCGCGAGGTCACCGGCGATCCGGCGGCGCTCTCGGCGGTGTGGCGCCAGAAGCAGCTCGAGTACACCTGGCTCCGCTCGCTGATGGGCCGCTACGAAGACTTCTGGGCCGTGACGGAGGCGGCGCTACGCTTCGCCCTCCGCCGGCTCGAGGTGCAGGCCAGCGAAGCCCAGGTCGGGCGGCTCCTGGACGCCTATCTGACGCTCGCCTGTTTCCCCGAAGTGTCCGCGGCCCTGGAACGGCTGGCGCCCCGGCCGCGCGCGATACTGTCCAACGGGTCGCCACGCATGCTGCAGGCGGCCGTGGCCTCCAGCGGGCTGGGAGGGCACTTCGTGCACGTTCTGTCGGTCGACGCGGTCAAGACCTACAAGCCGGCGCCGCAGGTCTACGAGCTCGGCCCTCGGGCGCTCGGAGTCTCTGCCCGCGAGCTCATGTTCGTGTCCTCGAACGCCTGGGACGTCGCCGGCGCCAAGGCGTTCGGCTATCAGGTCGCCTGGTGCAACCGCGCCGGCGCCCCCGCCGAGGAACTGGGCCTGAGACCTGATATGGTCATCAGCCGCCTCGACGAGCTTCCGCTGTAA
- a CDS encoding D-alanyl-D-alanine carboxypeptidase family protein, translated as MHGASRILAGAFAVAVFVPAVAAAQNGRPPRLSAEAVVLVDAEGQVLYAKNADLERAPASLVKLMTIYLAFEDLEAGLADLDEPVTVSRAAARTPRYRMGLRTGERVPLRMLLEGAAIASANDAATALAEHLGGDEATFVERMNAKARDLGLTATRFGNANGLPDLVQRTSARDMAVLTTRLLRDHPATRFLLGGQTFLFRGRMHTRHIPLFRDPLGVQALKTGFTHEAGYNLAVAAWRDGRQFVMIVLGCRSRSQSFLDAKRLLHFGFVQVGLEAPAEDPPPRPHRRRHLRARPSSSIGG; from the coding sequence GTGCACGGGGCGAGCCGAATTCTCGCAGGCGCCTTCGCTGTCGCGGTTTTCGTCCCCGCCGTCGCTGCCGCCCAGAACGGGCGCCCGCCCAGACTGAGCGCGGAAGCGGTGGTCCTCGTCGACGCCGAGGGCCAGGTCCTCTACGCCAAGAACGCCGACCTGGAGCGGGCGCCGGCCAGCCTCGTCAAGCTGATGACGATCTATCTCGCCTTCGAAGACCTCGAAGCCGGCCTGGCCGATCTCGATGAGCCCGTCACCGTGAGCCGGGCGGCGGCCCGGACGCCGCGCTACCGGATGGGCCTGCGCACCGGCGAGCGAGTGCCGCTCCGGATGCTGCTCGAGGGCGCGGCGATCGCATCGGCCAACGACGCCGCGACCGCGCTGGCCGAGCACCTCGGCGGGGATGAAGCCACGTTCGTCGAGCGGATGAACGCCAAGGCGCGTGACCTGGGCCTCACCGCCACGCGCTTCGGCAACGCCAACGGCCTGCCCGATCTGGTGCAGCGCACGAGCGCTCGCGACATGGCCGTGCTCACGACCCGGCTGCTCCGGGACCATCCGGCAACGCGGTTTCTCCTGGGCGGGCAGACGTTCCTCTTTCGCGGCCGGATGCACACGCGACACATCCCGTTGTTCCGGGATCCGCTGGGCGTGCAGGCTCTGAAGACCGGCTTCACCCACGAGGCGGGATACAACCTCGCCGTGGCGGCGTGGCGGGACGGCCGGCAGTTCGTGATGATCGTGCTGGGCTGCCGCAGTCGCTCCCAGTCATTCCTCGACGCCAAGCGGCTACTGCACTTCGGCTTCGTGCAGGTCGGTCTGGAGGCCCCGGCCGAGGATCCTCCGCCCCGCCCGCACCGTCGCCGCCACCTGCGGGCCCGCCCGTCGTCGTCGATCGGCGGCTAG
- a CDS encoding HU family DNA-binding protein produces MTRRDLVAQMAKASGWPKSGAERGLRAVLGAIRTSLKHGDSVTLVGFGTFSVARRRPRTVRNPKTGQTVTVAGRSPRFKPSKELKQAVR; encoded by the coding sequence ATGACCCGCCGCGACCTGGTCGCGCAGATGGCGAAGGCCAGCGGCTGGCCCAAGAGCGGCGCCGAGCGCGGGCTGCGGGCCGTGCTGGGGGCGATCCGGACTTCCTTGAAGCACGGTGACTCGGTCACCCTCGTCGGCTTTGGCACTTTCTCGGTGGCGCGCCGCCGTCCGCGCACCGTGCGTAATCCCAAAACCGGCCAAACCGTCACAGTCGCCGGCCGCAGCCCCCGGTTCAAGCCCTCCAAGGAGCTCAAGCAGGCCGTACGCTGA
- a CDS encoding PCP reductase family protein produces the protein MKFLCLDCDEPMKLHGTDDPADGSLSITFRCPECGFRIAMLTNPFETQMVRSLGVKIGGRSAPPTPFEHLRASMADARPDAFGPETASAEPAAACPFGAMLEQGAVAPPAAVAWSAEAAARMDRVPEFIRPMARRAIERFAEARGYGTVTEAVMDEARGAFGM, from the coding sequence ATGAAGTTCCTCTGCCTCGACTGTGACGAGCCGATGAAGCTCCACGGCACCGACGATCCGGCCGACGGCTCGCTGAGCATTACGTTCCGCTGTCCGGAGTGTGGCTTTCGGATCGCCATGCTGACGAACCCGTTCGAGACGCAGATGGTGCGAAGCCTGGGCGTCAAGATCGGGGGCCGGTCCGCGCCACCCACGCCGTTCGAGCATCTGCGGGCGTCGATGGCCGATGCCCGCCCGGACGCCTTCGGGCCGGAGACGGCGAGCGCCGAACCCGCGGCCGCCTGTCCGTTCGGGGCGATGCTGGAACAGGGGGCCGTCGCGCCGCCAGCGGCCGTTGCCTGGTCCGCGGAGGCCGCGGCTCGCATGGATCGCGTCCCGGAATTCATCCGCCCGATGGCGCGGCGAGCCATCGAGCGCTTCGCCGAAGCCAGGGGCTATGGCACCGTGACCGAGGCGGTGATGGACGAGGCGCGCGGCGCCTTCGGGATGTAG
- a CDS encoding FAD-binding oxidoreductase codes for MTDQAISAFLQNLRGRLIRPSDAEYDAARALYNGMIDKRPRLIARCVDVADIITAVNFGREQGLLIAIRGGGHNGPGLGGCDDGLVIDLSMMRSVRVDPATRTVRVDPGCTSGDVDHATHPFGLAVPFGIVSTTGVAGLTLGGGTGYLTRKYGLTIDNLVEADVVLADGKFVTASEKQHPDLFWALRGGGGNFGVVTSFLFQAHPVSVVYAGPIFWDAIHARAVMQAYRDFLSTAPEELGAFVGLKTVPSMDPFPKDHWGKRACAVISSYNGSAVDGERALAPLLNAVPAPLFNWMSAMPFPAMQGLFDPFFPKGLQWYWKGDFVKALPDEAIDTHIAQAAKAPSELCLMHLYPIDGAVRRIAKDATPWSARDATWSMVIAGIDADRKRAEALKNWGRAYWNAVHRFNLEGAYVNFMMDDEAAGRVQATYGDNYPRLASIKAKYDPKNLFHVNQNIQPAAI; via the coding sequence ATGACTGATCAGGCCATTTCGGCCTTCCTGCAGAACCTTCGCGGACGACTGATCCGCCCGAGCGATGCTGAGTACGACGCCGCACGCGCGTTGTACAACGGCATGATCGACAAGCGACCGCGGCTGATTGCGCGCTGCGTTGATGTCGCCGACATCATCACCGCGGTGAACTTCGGCCGCGAGCAGGGGCTTCTTATCGCAATCCGAGGCGGCGGCCACAACGGCCCCGGGCTCGGTGGTTGCGACGACGGTCTAGTGATCGACCTATCGATGATGAGAAGCGTGCGCGTGGATCCGGCGACGCGAACCGTTCGGGTGGATCCTGGTTGCACGTCGGGTGACGTCGATCACGCTACCCATCCATTCGGACTTGCCGTGCCCTTTGGCATCGTCTCGACCACTGGTGTTGCGGGCCTCACCCTCGGCGGCGGCACCGGTTATCTGACCCGCAAGTACGGACTCACAATTGACAACCTCGTCGAGGCTGACGTCGTCCTCGCGGACGGAAAGTTTGTGACGGCGAGTGAGAAGCAGCATCCCGATCTGTTCTGGGCTCTCCGCGGCGGCGGCGGCAACTTTGGCGTCGTGACGAGCTTTCTGTTCCAAGCTCATCCCGTCAGCGTGGTTTACGCCGGCCCGATTTTCTGGGATGCTATTCATGCCAGGGCGGTGATGCAAGCCTATCGCGACTTCCTGAGTACGGCGCCCGAGGAGCTCGGCGCCTTCGTCGGTCTCAAGACCGTGCCGTCCATGGACCCGTTCCCGAAGGACCATTGGGGCAAGCGCGCGTGCGCAGTCATCTCAAGCTACAACGGCTCCGCCGTGGACGGCGAGAGGGCGCTCGCACCGCTGCTCAACGCCGTGCCAGCCCCTCTTTTCAACTGGATGAGTGCGATGCCGTTCCCGGCGATGCAGGGGCTGTTCGACCCGTTCTTTCCCAAGGGCCTCCAATGGTACTGGAAGGGCGACTTCGTGAAGGCGCTGCCGGACGAGGCGATCGACACGCATATCGCACAAGCGGCTAAGGCGCCGAGCGAGCTTTGCCTCATGCACCTGTACCCAATCGACGGCGCCGTCCGCCGAATCGCGAAGGACGCGACGCCGTGGAGCGCGCGTGACGCCACCTGGTCGATGGTCATCGCCGGGATCGATGCCGACCGGAAGCGGGCCGAGGCACTGAAGAACTGGGGGCGCGCGTACTGGAACGCCGTGCACCGCTTCAACCTCGAGGGCGCCTACGTCAATTTCATGATGGACGACGAGGCCGCCGGTCGCGTCCAGGCAACCTATGGCGACAACTACCCGCGCCTCGCGTCGATCAAGGCAAAGTACGACCCGAAGAACTTGTTCCATGTCAACCAGAACATCCAGCCGGCCGCGATCTGA
- a CDS encoding DUF4242 domain-containing protein, with amino-acid sequence MPLYLDVHNKIDGLTAETAAEAHRKDLAVQGKYGVNYIRYWYDEGTGKVFCLCQAPSKEAAAAVHREAHGASADEIIEVKEGS; translated from the coding sequence ATGCCGCTCTACCTGGACGTCCACAACAAGATCGACGGCCTGACCGCCGAGACCGCGGCCGAAGCCCACAGGAAGGACCTCGCGGTTCAGGGCAAGTACGGCGTCAACTACATCCGTTACTGGTACGACGAGGGAACCGGGAAGGTGTTCTGCCTTTGCCAAGCCCCGAGCAAGGAGGCGGCGGCCGCGGTGCACCGCGAGGCGCACGGCGCGAGTGCCGACGAGATCATCGAGGTGAAGGAAGGATCGTAG
- a CDS encoding adenylate/guanylate cyclase domain-containing protein: MSPDTYTPRYLAEKILTSRHALEGERKQVTVLFADVKGSLELLSDRDPEEARELLDPVLERMMEAVHRYEGTVNQVMGDGIMALFGAPLAHEDHAVRACYAALAMQQAIRRYTAEVRRDHGIEIQVRVGLNSGEVVVRAIGNDLRMDYSAVGQTTHLAARMEQLATPGSTRLTGETLRLAEGFVQVVPIGPVPVKGLPGPVEVFELAGPSATRTRLQAAAARGLTRFVGRDRELDHLRQALDKTRVGQGQVVAVVGEPGVGKSRLLWEFIHSHRTQGWLVLESSAVSYGKASAYLPVIDLCKSYFRIDSHDDARSIREKVTGKLLTLDESLRAMVPAFLSLLELPSDDVAWDVLDPGQRRRQTVDGLRRMLLRESQIQPLCVVFEDLHWVDAETQGLLDALVESLPTARILLLVNYRPEYGHGWGGKTYYSQLRLDPLPPESAEELLDTLLGDDDDLEPLKRLLVERTEGVPFFLEESVRTLVETGALAGERGRYRLGRSLDTIQVPATVQAILAARIDRLPPEDKTLLQTAAVIGKDVPFVLLQAISGIPDEALRLGLARLQAAEFLYETALFPELEYTFKHALIQEVAYGGLLQERRRDLHARIVRVFDGLYPGRAGEQSSWLTLHAFRGELWDRAVAYLRGSELPNLDGYLSGFTGGDDPGAAWWVGDHEHAIRAALRERSVIPHLGGSWQLSLRLAINLRLGQAHHSLGQYLRAIDALRKNVDLLGVDLLHERCNMAGLPSVFSRAWLALCLAERGEFVEAVELGEQALAIAATGDPGYSFTVGCAGLGNVCVARGDFVRAIEVLERGLVRELDEHSTRVWPFIGSALGAAYTYAGRLGDALPLLEESVERAAAMKLKANQSLRLARLGEAHLRAGQPQSAFPLAAQALDLAQEHRERGYEAHALRLLAAVEMAREAPALERAEEGYRKAVALAESLGMRPLVAHCHLGLGKLYRRTGKRDEVREHLTTATTMYREMDMRFWLEQAERMTELE, from the coding sequence ATGTCCCCCGACACTTATACCCCGCGCTATCTGGCCGAGAAGATCCTCACTTCTCGGCACGCGCTGGAGGGGGAGCGCAAGCAGGTCACCGTCCTGTTCGCCGACGTGAAGGGCTCGCTCGAGCTGCTCAGCGACCGGGATCCGGAGGAGGCCCGCGAGCTGCTCGACCCGGTCCTCGAGCGCATGATGGAGGCCGTCCACCGCTACGAGGGCACCGTCAACCAGGTGATGGGCGACGGGATCATGGCGCTGTTCGGCGCGCCACTCGCTCACGAGGACCACGCCGTGCGCGCCTGCTATGCCGCGCTCGCGATGCAGCAGGCGATTCGCCGCTACACGGCCGAGGTGCGGCGGGATCACGGCATCGAGATCCAAGTCCGCGTCGGTCTCAACTCCGGCGAGGTGGTCGTGCGCGCGATCGGGAACGATCTCCGCATGGACTACTCGGCGGTGGGCCAGACGACCCATCTCGCCGCCCGGATGGAGCAGCTGGCGACCCCCGGATCGACCCGGCTGACCGGAGAAACGCTCCGGCTGGCCGAAGGGTTCGTGCAGGTCGTCCCGATAGGCCCGGTCCCGGTCAAGGGGCTGCCAGGTCCGGTCGAGGTCTTCGAGCTGGCCGGGCCATCGGCGACGCGCACGCGCCTGCAGGCGGCGGCGGCGCGAGGGCTGACGCGCTTCGTGGGACGTGATCGAGAGCTCGACCATCTCCGCCAGGCTCTCGACAAGACGCGAGTTGGACAGGGGCAGGTTGTGGCGGTGGTGGGCGAGCCCGGCGTGGGCAAATCGCGCCTGCTCTGGGAATTCATCCACTCGCACCGAACCCAGGGCTGGCTCGTGCTCGAGTCGAGCGCTGTCTCCTACGGCAAGGCGAGCGCGTACCTGCCTGTCATCGATCTCTGCAAAAGCTATTTCCGCATCGACAGCCACGACGATGCTCGCAGCATCCGCGAGAAGGTGACCGGGAAGCTCCTGACACTCGACGAATCGCTCCGCGCGATGGTGCCAGCCTTCCTCTCGCTCCTCGAGCTCCCGAGTGACGACGTCGCCTGGGACGTTCTGGATCCGGGCCAGCGCCGCCGCCAGACGGTCGACGGCCTACGACGGATGCTGCTGCGCGAAAGCCAGATCCAGCCGCTCTGTGTTGTGTTTGAGGACCTCCACTGGGTGGATGCGGAGACCCAGGGGCTGCTCGACGCGCTGGTCGAGAGTCTGCCGACTGCCCGCATCCTGCTGCTCGTCAACTACCGGCCCGAGTACGGACATGGCTGGGGAGGCAAGACCTATTACAGCCAGCTTCGGCTCGATCCTCTGCCGCCCGAGAGCGCCGAGGAGCTGCTCGACACGCTGCTCGGTGACGATGACGACCTCGAGCCCCTCAAGCGTCTGCTGGTGGAGCGAACGGAAGGCGTTCCGTTCTTCCTGGAGGAGAGCGTGCGAACGCTTGTGGAGACCGGGGCACTGGCGGGCGAGCGCGGTCGTTATCGACTGGGGCGTTCCCTCGACACCATCCAGGTGCCGGCCACCGTGCAGGCCATTCTGGCCGCGCGGATTGACCGTCTTCCGCCCGAGGACAAGACCCTACTGCAGACGGCGGCTGTGATCGGCAAGGACGTGCCATTCGTCCTGCTGCAGGCAATCAGCGGGATTCCCGACGAGGCGCTGCGCCTTGGCCTCGCTCGGCTGCAAGCCGCTGAGTTCCTCTACGAGACGGCCCTCTTCCCCGAGCTCGAGTACACCTTCAAGCACGCGCTGATTCAGGAGGTGGCCTACGGCGGCCTGCTCCAGGAGCGTCGGCGGGATCTTCACGCCCGCATCGTGCGGGTCTTCGACGGCCTCTATCCGGGACGCGCGGGGGAGCAGTCGAGCTGGCTGACCCTCCACGCGTTCCGGGGCGAACTGTGGGACCGCGCCGTCGCCTACCTGCGTGGCAGCGAGCTGCCGAATCTCGATGGGTATCTGAGCGGGTTCACGGGCGGCGACGACCCCGGCGCCGCCTGGTGGGTGGGCGATCACGAGCATGCCATCAGAGCCGCCCTACGGGAGCGCAGCGTGATCCCGCACCTGGGCGGCTCGTGGCAATTGTCGCTGAGGCTCGCGATCAACCTGCGCCTTGGTCAGGCGCACCATTCGCTCGGCCAGTACCTCCGGGCGATCGACGCCCTGCGCAAAAATGTCGACCTTCTCGGAGTCGACCTCCTGCACGAGCGGTGCAACATGGCCGGGCTGCCCTCCGTGTTCTCTCGGGCGTGGCTGGCCCTCTGCCTCGCCGAGCGGGGGGAGTTCGTGGAAGCGGTGGAACTCGGTGAGCAGGCGCTCGCCATCGCCGCGACCGGTGATCCGGGGTACAGTTTCACCGTTGGGTGTGCAGGCCTCGGCAACGTGTGCGTGGCGCGCGGGGACTTCGTTCGAGCCATCGAGGTCTTGGAGCGCGGTCTGGTGCGCGAGCTGGACGAGCACAGCACGCGGGTGTGGCCGTTCATCGGCTCCGCCCTGGGAGCCGCGTACACATATGCCGGGCGCCTTGGCGACGCTCTGCCGCTCCTCGAGGAGTCGGTCGAGCGCGCGGCCGCCATGAAGCTCAAGGCCAATCAGTCGCTCAGGCTGGCACGACTGGGCGAGGCGCACCTCCGCGCGGGGCAGCCCCAGAGCGCCTTCCCGCTCGCCGCCCAGGCTCTCGACCTCGCTCAGGAACACCGCGAGCGCGGGTACGAGGCGCACGCGCTCCGACTGCTCGCCGCGGTCGAGATGGCGCGCGAGGCACCGGCCCTGGAACGTGCCGAGGAAGGGTACCGCAAGGCCGTCGCGCTGGCCGAGTCGCTCGGCATGCGCCCCCTCGTGGCCCACTGCCACCTCGGCCTCGGGAAGCTCTACCGCCGCACGGGCAAACGCGACGAGGTCCGCGAGCACCTCACCACAGCCACGACGATGTACCGCGAGATGGACATGCGGTTCTGGTTGGAGCAGGCGGAGAGGATGACGGAGCTGGAATAA
- a CDS encoding exosortase/archaeosortase family protein, giving the protein MNRRPLLEWCLLLVVVTFYLPTMAEIGHAWSTHRYAGHGIFVPVLSLVMLWTRRHQLRHPPGPRAPEGLAFLGAGVVLAGVGHATQRVEAHVVSTVLAVAGIALWLRGPRWMRQAAAPFAFLLFMLPLPQAAVTAVTLPLQHFAAGFAAGSLALLHIPASQAGVLIHLTDLNLRVDESCNGLRFLMVLLVVITAFALIYVPTRSRRLVVIVTAVVAGVVANALRVTTIAAATHVLGPQAALGSLHDYAGRAIWLLALAWTLGFGVLMVCNAAPRRTRPRPLVWPGRNR; this is encoded by the coding sequence GTGAACCGCCGCCCCCTGCTCGAGTGGTGTCTGCTGCTCGTCGTCGTCACGTTCTACCTGCCGACGATGGCGGAGATCGGGCACGCGTGGTCCACTCATCGCTACGCCGGCCACGGCATCTTCGTCCCGGTCCTGAGCCTCGTCATGCTGTGGACCCGTCGTCACCAGCTCCGCCATCCCCCCGGGCCCCGCGCCCCCGAGGGCCTCGCGTTCCTCGGCGCCGGCGTCGTGCTGGCGGGGGTCGGCCATGCCACCCAGCGTGTGGAGGCCCACGTTGTCTCTACGGTGCTGGCCGTGGCGGGCATCGCACTGTGGCTCCGCGGCCCGAGGTGGATGCGTCAGGCGGCGGCGCCGTTCGCCTTCCTGCTGTTCATGTTGCCGTTGCCACAGGCCGCGGTGACTGCGGTGACACTCCCGCTCCAGCACTTCGCCGCCGGCTTCGCCGCCGGCTCGTTGGCGCTTCTCCACATCCCGGCTTCGCAAGCCGGCGTGCTCATCCACCTGACCGATCTGAACCTGCGAGTCGATGAGAGTTGCAATGGCCTCCGCTTTCTCATGGTCTTGCTCGTCGTCATCACGGCCTTCGCGCTCATCTACGTGCCGACCCGGTCCCGCCGTCTCGTCGTCATCGTCACCGCCGTAGTGGCCGGAGTCGTGGCCAATGCCCTGCGCGTCACCACGATCGCGGCGGCCACCCACGTGCTCGGGCCGCAGGCCGCGCTGGGCAGCCTCCACGACTACGCCGGGCGGGCTATCTGGTTGCTGGCGCTGGCGTGGACGCTCGGGTTCGGGGTGCTCATGGTTTGCAATGCTGCTCCGCGAAGAACGCGCCCCCGGCCGCTGGTATGGCCGGGTCGGAATCGGTGA
- a CDS encoding PEP-CTERM sorting domain-containing protein (PEP-CTERM proteins occur, often in large numbers, in the proteomes of bacteria that also encode an exosortase, a predicted intramembrane cysteine proteinase. The presence of a PEP-CTERM domain at a protein's C-terminus predicts cleavage within the sorting domain, followed by covalent anchoring to some some component of the (usually Gram-negative) cell surface. Many PEP-CTERM proteins exhibit an unusual sequence composition that includes large numbers of potential glycosylation sites. Expression of one such protein has been shown restore the ability of a bacterium to form floc, a type of biofilm.), with product MKATLALLAGALCLTLVAGDAFGMAWGESRHRRGNGNWTSGSGYTGSVPEPSSLYAIGSALALLGGAGWFLRRK from the coding sequence ATGAAAGCGACATTGGCTTTGCTGGCCGGGGCGCTGTGCCTGACGCTGGTCGCGGGGGACGCGTTCGGGATGGCCTGGGGCGAGAGCCGGCACCGTCGCGGCAACGGGAACTGGACCTCCGGGTCCGGGTACACCGGGAGCGTTCCCGAGCCGTCCTCGCTCTACGCGATCGGCTCGGCACTGGCGCTCCTCGGCGGCGCGGGCTGGTTTCTGCGGCGCAAGTAG